Proteins found in one Drosophila busckii strain San Diego stock center, stock number 13000-0081.31 chromosome 2R, ASM1175060v1, whole genome shotgun sequence genomic segment:
- the LOC108596329 gene encoding sodium channel protein 60E isoform X4 gives MSDDQQAAADEKVAKHQVVAYTQKSQVKHENRHIQLVREYGFHPRTKASVEDGDVLPRKFEPFPENMYGKPLEEIDTFIYEETFCVVSKRFRKNYIHRFTGTKSLFLFHPWSPWRRVCVYIATNQFFDYCVMATILFNCIFLAMTETVEEAEYIFLAIYSIEMVIKIIAKGFLLNKYTYLRNPWNWLDFVVITSGYATIGMEVGNLAGLRTFRVLRALKTVSIMPGLKTIINALLHSFRQLAEVMTLTIFCLMVFALFALQVYMGELRNKCVRTVPADWNNVSHLDWQIWVNDTDNWLYDEDELPMLCGNLTGARHCPLGFMCICVGENPNHGYTNFDNFMWSMLTTFQLITLDYWENVYNMVLATCGPMSVSFFTVVVFFGSFYLINLMLAVVALSYEEEAEITNEERKKDLLDHRDDSTFSFDPSVLNVKKLNKNSKKKLDSRKGVLLASYSKKKTRRKKVKGAKDNISTNGSNGVEQERNRSNSATPSPGPSPRHSAVERPSALTLQAQQQYQEMELQQQLVKAEPASTPPQQQKSRISFKESNVKNPNMLYPSDYKGQLMTSSRQTSSNSSGGGVNRESSQDDSGVVDDHEEQDTVNEMGHVSTVELALSPREVRIIKCNGNIARIKNHNVYALHQEFSSEVVVIDDLPDRNCDRCIHCCADYESWLQFQNCLYKVVRDPLFELAITLCIVLNTAFLAMEHHGMSESFRNALDVGNKVFTSIFTFECIVKLMALSKDFFLCGWNIFDLIIVTASLLDIIFELVDGLSVLRGLRLLRVLKLAQSWTTMKVLLSIIISTIGALGNLTLILVIVIYIFAVIGMQLFSKDYTPEKFDPDPVPRWNFNDFFHSFMMIFRILCGEWIEPLWDCMRAEEEQGASTCFAIFLPTLVMGNFMVLNLFLALLLNSFNSEELKSKKEEVGEESKLARSIERVRDLIRKKRQERKDRKERKFAEKFQQIVLEAQQAHATTVAARELEKPGLLAETKFHRLSYQESMNRPVSGSDFGFQIPLSDGLHTIVDGLEYEESEQAASQQEQQLSPQPARDCLPPTYECAMLSAASSNCNGNGNGSDHNLTPFGQAERNRLQHQISSGVGTQQNDSRDEATYTESIELRLLGQYNSTDTDPYAYAADQRSGSLARGDSLQDTDEAYLKYQKSLLTRSPSYRKSLDRLSQSSGQSQRSLLPSRSLKSEEESAMRRHSSGHSLNSISLEQDELLSQANLREELLNCDQKELFQFLQDDEQVQPSKSKLSYISNAIMHSQAHGQQEREPLMEHSEFDNIIQSFEKELEEIKRSTSSLERKICTLSEPSPAADEATKAIMEHIAVITGASERTAADEVVHPLNPYDSYDLSSVPRRSHSVSAAAQRQSVKLKRRSLEKQRKIDEDFSISNEIRKICDQIHAPFAAMEALAVAATGNAASGGHSPFMRRKTDPFSVQFDRFKRLSLIERVDELPEDDKPISTLRIESEKMPRKFLNSEKLRMDSLSLKSTNSYENLLIQKQQLCRDAVRPLSSVPATPPTSLKSSIEPPTLAQISSLKATPPLAALTEHQQHYHATNHESLAIATTAAAAAAMHPTAVSAVGASKRRSAEHPQSRLDKAASFQSARTESHSSGAADNSSSHAAGKLHLSNGQHQARAGEKTELPAEMQAASSASKPSAFTRLTEKPWHCLVSYVDDLTVGGRRNSQGAYNDPMTFPSYGQAKPPKVPDDCFPQKCYEHFYFRCPWFMSCMDTPSAKHWTRVRTAVLTVVDTPAFEWFVLVLIFASSITLCFEDIYLDSNKTLKRVLYWTNFSFCLIFVVEMVLKWLALGFSKYFTSFWTILDFIIVFVSVFSLLIEENENLKVLRSLRTLRALRPLRAISRWQGMRIVVNALMYAIPSIFNVLLVCLVFWLIFSIMGVQFFGGKFFKCVNELGELLPTTEVNDKWDCIAQNYTWINSKITFDHVGMGYLALLQVATFEGWMEVMADAVDARGVDLQPQREANLYAYIYFVIFIVCGSFFTLNLFIGVIIDNFNMLKKKYEGGVLEMFLTESQKHYYTAMKKLGRKKPQKVIKRPINHFLAMFYDLSNSRRFEIAIFVLIFLNMLTMGIEHYDQPHAVFFILEVSNAFFTTVFGLEAIVKIVGLRYHYFTVPWNVFDFLLVLASIFGILMEDIMIDLPISPTLLRVVRVFRIGRILRLIKAAKGIRKLLFALVVSLPALFNIGALLGLITFIYAILGMSLFGHVKLQGALDDMVNFQTFGRSMQLLFRLMTSAGWNDVLESLMIQPPDCDPFFNRQTNGDCGHPLLAITYFTSFIIISYMIVINMYIAIILENFNQAHQEEEIGIVEDDLEMFYIRWSKYDPHATQFIHFSQLSDFIASLDPPLGISKPNNVALVSFNLPISKGNKIHCLDILHALVKHVLGHVEETDNFKQLQEQMDVKFKKQFPTRKELEIVSSTRIWKRQEKAAKTIQTAWKEYLRHKREKERSNSGDSATQTSSPGGWQSKLSALNFFHLQVSRRGTACSSRASSRKSSRASDASDLSELAGPWLNLPLMLVSGADDVVKDIKQQSDEMGKRCNKHQQHHLYFLIRLRLR, from the exons TTGCCAAACATCAAGTTGTTGCCTACACGCAAAAGTCGCAGGTCAAGCACGAGAATCGTCACATTCAATTGGTGCGCGAGTATGGCTTTCATCCGCGCACCAAGGCCTCCGTGGAGGATGGCGATGTGTTGCCTAGAAAGTTCGAGCCCTTTCCGGAGAATATGTACGGCAAGCCGCTCGAGGAGATTGACACCTTCATATACGAGGAG acattttgtgttgtgtCCAAGCGATTCCGCAAGAACTATATACACCGCTTTACAGGGACAAAGAGTTTATTCCTTTTCCATCCATGGAGTCCCTGGCGACGCGTGTGTGTCTACATTGCAACGAATCAATTCTTCGACTATTGTGTTATGGCAACCATTCTATTCAACTGCATATTCCTAGCCATGACCGAGACTGTGGAGGAAGCTGA GTACATCTTCCTAGCCATTTACTCAATTGAGATGgtaatcaaaataattgccaaaGGCTTTTTGCTCAACAAGTACACGTATTTGCGAAATCCATGGAATTGGCTGGACTTTGTGGTCATAACCAGCGGTTATGCGACCATTGGCATGGAGGTGGGCAATCTGGCGGGATTGCGGACGTTTCGCGTGCTGCGCGCACTTAAAACCGTTTCTATAATGCCTGGTTTAAAGACTATTATCAATGCATTGCTGCATTCCTTTCGCCAATTGGCTGAGGTCATGACGCTGACAATATTCTGCCTTATGGTGTTTGCGCTCTTTGCGCTACAGGTGTATATGGGTGAGCTGCGCAACAAATGCGTGCGCACTGTGCCCGCTGATTGGAATAACGTCTCGCATCTGGACTGGCAAAT TTGGGTTAACGACACGGACAATTGGCTATACGATGAGGATGAACTGCCCATGCTGTGCGGCAATTTGACTGGCGCACGTCACTGCCCTCTCGGCTTCATGTGCATATGTGTTGGCGAGAATCCCAATCATGGCTACACAAACTTTGACAACTTTATGTGGTCCATGCTAACAACTTTCCAGCTCATTACGCTGGACTACTGGGAAAATGTTTACAATATGGTGCTAGCCACTTGCGGTCCCATGAGCGTATCCTTCTTTACAGTGGTTGTATTCTTTGGCTCATTCTATTTGATTAATCTAATGCTGGCCGTAGTTGCCTTGAGCTATGAGGAAGAAGCCGAAATAACAAACGAG GAACGCAAAAAAGATTTGCTGGATCATCGCGATGATTCTACATTTAGCTTTGATCCCTCAGTGCTCAACGTCaagaaactaaataaaaacagcaagaaaaaactTGATTCACGCAAAGGTGTGTTATTGGCCTCCTATAGCAAGAAAAAGACGCGTCGAAAAAAGGTCAAAGGTGCTAAGGATAATATCAGCACCAATGGCAGCAATGGCGTTGAGCAGGAGCGTAATAGATCGAACTCGGCGACGCCTAGTCCAGGCCCTAGTCCACGTCACAGCGCTGTGGAGCGTCCTTCGGCATTAACGCTGCAGGCTCAGCAACAATACCAGGAAATggagctacagcagcagctggtgaaGGCGGAGCCAGCAAGCACAccgccgcagcaacaaaagtcacGCATAAGCTTTAAGGAGAGCAATGTAAAGAATCCCAATATGCTGTATCCTTCAGACTACAAGGGCCAGCTGATGACAAGCAGTCGTCAGACCAGCTCAAATTCCAGTGGCGGTGGTGTGAATCGCGAGTCTTCACAGGACGACTCGGGAGTTGTGGATGATCATGAGGAGCAGGATACGGTCAATGAAATGGGTCATGTATCTACAGTGGAGCTAGCGCTATCGCCACGAGAGGTGCGGATCATCAAATGCAATGGCAATATAGCGCGCATAAAGAATCATAATGTTTATGCGCTGCATCAAGAGTTCTCCTCCGAGGTGGTGGTCATAG ATGATCTACCAGATCGCAATTGCGATCGCTGCATACACTGCTGCGCCGACTATGAAAGCTGGCTGCAATTCCAAAATTGTCTTTATAAAGTGGTGCGTGATCCGCTCTTCGAACTGGCCATAACGCTCTGCATTGTGCTCAACACAGCATTTCTGGCCATGGAGCATCATGGCATGAGTGAAAGCTTTCGCAATGCGCTGGATGTGGGCAATAAG GTGTTTACATCAATCTTTACATTCGAATGCATTGTTAAACTGATGGCGCTATCAAAGGACTTTTTTCTCTGCGGTTGGaacatatttgatttgattattgTTACGGCTAGTTTACTAGATATTATATTCGAGCTTGTGGATGGTCTCAGTGTGCTGCGTGGTCTGCGCTTG TTGCGTGTTTTGAAGCTGGCACAATCTTGGACGACGATGAAGGTGCTGTTGAGCATTATTATATCAACAATTGGTGCACTCGGCAACCTCACGTTGATCCTTGTCATagtcatttatatatttgctgtcATTGGCATGCAATTATTTTCCAAAGACTATACGCCTGAGAAATTTGACCCAGACCCAGTGCCAAG ATGGAATTTCAATGATTtctttcattcattcatgATGATATTTCGCATTTTATGTGGCGAATGGATTGAGCCTCTATGGGATTGTATGCGAGCCGAGGAGGAg CAAGGTGCCTCCACATGCTTTGCCATATTTCTGCCCACTTTGGTCATGGGAAATTTTATGGTGCTCAACTTGTTCTTGGCCTTGTTGCTCAACAGCTTCAATTCCGAGGAACTCAAGTCCAAAAAAGAG GAGGTGGGCGAGGAGTCCAAGCTGGCGCGCAGCATAGAACGCGTGCGTGACTTGATAAGAAAAAAGCGGCAGGAGCGCAAGGATCGCAAGGAGCGAAAATTTGCAGAAAAGTTTCAGCAAATTGTGCTCGAGGCGCAGCAGGCGCATGCGACAACGGTGGCGGCCAGAGAGCTGGAGAAGCCTGGACTGCTGGCGGAAACTAAATTCCATAGATTGAGCTATCAG GAGTCTATGAACCGGCCAGTTTCAGGCTCGGACTTTGGCTTTCAAATTCCGCTCAGCGATGGCCTGCACACCATAGTCGATGGTCTGGAATATGAGGAGAGCGAGCAGGCGGCAAGCCAGCAGGAACAGCAGCTGTCGCCTCAGCCAGCTAGAGATTGCTTGCCGCCCACCTACGAATGCGCCATGCTGTCCGCCGCCTCGAGCAATTGCAATGGAAATGGTAATGGTAGCGATCATAATCTAACGCCCTTTGGCCAAGCGGAGCGCAATCGGCTGCAGCATCAAATCTCCTCGGGCGTGGGCACGCAGCAGAATGATTCGCGCGACGAGGCGACGTATACAGAGTCCATAGAGCTGCGTCTGCTGGGCCAGTACAATTCCACAGACACGGATCCGTATGCCTATGCGGCGGATCAGCGCAGCGGCTCCTTGGCGCGTGGCGATTCACTGCAGGACACTGACGAGGCTTATCTCAAGTATCAGAAATCGCTGTTGACGCGTTCACCCAGCTACCGCAAGTCGCTGGATCGGCTGTCGCAGTCCAGTGGGCAGTCGCAACGCTCGCTGCTGCCTTCGCGCAGTCTTAAGTCGGAGGAGGAGAGCGCCATGCGCCGGCATTCAAGCGGGCATTCATTGAACTCCATATCATTGGAGCAAGATGAGCTGCTGTCACAGGCAAATCTACGCGAGGAGCTGCTCAATTGCGATCAAAAGGAACTGTTTCAGTTTTTGCAGGACGACGAGCAAGTGCAGCCAAGCAAGTCCAAGCTCAGCTATATATCCAATGCCATAATGCACAGTCAGGCGCATGGTCAGCAGGAGCGTGAGCCGCTTATGGAGCACTCTGAATTCGATAATATTATTCAGAGCTTTGAAAAGGAGCTGGAGGAGATAAAGCGCTCAACCAGCTCGCTGGAGCGCAAGATTTGCACATTGTCTGAGCCCTCGCCCGCTGCCGATGAAGCCACCAAGGCTATAATGGAGCACATTGCTGTTATTACAGGCGCCTCGGAGCGCACAGCAGCCGATGAGGTGGTGCATCCGCTAAATCCCTATGACAGCTATGATTTGTCCAGCGTGCCGCGACGCTCGCACTCGGTCAGCGCCGCTGCACAGCGTCAGTCTGTCAAGCTCAAGCGTCGCAGCCTGGAGAAGCAGCGCAAGATCGATGAGGACTTTAGCATCTCCAATGAGATACGTAAAATCTGTGATCAAATACACGCACCCTTTGCTGCCATGGAGGCGCTAGCAGTAGCAGCCACTGGCAACGCAGCCAGTGGTGGACACTCGCCGTTCATGCGGCGCAAGACGGATCCGTTCAGTGTGCAGTTCGATCGCTTCAAGCGTCTGTCGCTCATCGAGCGCGTGGACGAGCTGCCCGAGGATGATAAGCCCATTTCCACGCTGCGCATTGAGTCGGAGAAGATGCCGCGCAAGTTTCTCAACAGCGAGAAGCTGCGCATGGACAGTCTATCGCTGAAGAGCACCAATTCGTATGAGAATCTGCTGatacagaagcagcagctctgcCGCGATGCAGTGCGTCCGCTGTCAAGTGTGCCGGCCACGCCGCCCACGTCACTCAAATCGAGCATTGAGCCGCCGACACTGGCGCAAATTTCATCGCTAAAGGCAACACCGCCGCTGGCTGCTCTAACGGAGCACCAACAGCACTATCATGCCACAAACCACGAATCACTTGCAATTGCAAccacagcagccgccgccgccgccatgcACCCAACGGCTGTGAGCGCTGTGGGCGCCTCGAAGCGTCGCAGCGCCGAGCATCCACAATCAAGACTAGACAAAGCCGCTTCCTTTCAGTCAGCGCGCACCGAGTCGCACAGCTCGGGTGCGGCAGACAACAGTTCGTCGCACGCCGCCGGCAAATTACACCTGTCCAATGGCCAACATCAAGCACGTGCTGGTGAGAAGACTGAGCTGCCAGCTGAAATGCAGGCGGCGTCAAGCGCCAGCAAACCGTCGGCGTTTACACGACTGACTGAAAAACCATGGCATTGTTTGGTTTCCTACGTAGACGATCTCACTGTCGGTGGGAGACGTAACTCGCAGGGCGCTTACAATGATCCCATGACTTTTCCCAGCTATGGACAGGCTAAGCCGCCCAAGGTGCCCGACGATTGCTTCCCGCAAAAGTGTTACGAACA CTTTTACTTTCGTTGTCCTTGGTTCATGTCCTGCATGGACACGCCAAGTGCCAAGCATTGGACGCGCGTTAGGACGGCAGTCTTGACGGTTGTCGATACTCCAGCCTTTGAGTGGTTTGTGCTAGTGTTGATCTTTGCGTCGAGTATTACGCTCTGCTTCGAGGACATTTACTTGGACAGCAACAAGACGCTGAAGCGCGTGCTCTACTGGACTAACTTCAGCTTCTGCCTGATCTTCGTTGTGGAAATGGTGCTCAAGTGGCTGGCGCTAGGATTTTCCAAATACTTTACCAGCTTCTGGACTATACTTGACTTTATTATAGTGTTT GTATCTGTGTTCTCGCTGCTCATTGAGGAGAATGAGAATCTCAAGGTATTGCGCTCATTGCGCACACTACGCGCCCTGCGTCCGCTCAGAGCCATCTCCAG GTGGCAAGGAATGCGGATTGTAGTAAATGCTCTCATGTATGCAATACCATCAATTTTCAATGTACTTTtggtttgtttagttttttggtTAATTTTCTCAATAATGGGTGTGCAATTCTTTGGTggtaaatttttcaaatgcgTCAATGAATTGGGCGAATTGCTGCCAACTACT GAGGTGAATGACAAGTGGGACTGCATAGCTCAGAACTATACGTGGATCAACTCGAAGATTACGTTTGATCATGTCGGCATGGGCTatctggcgctgctgcaggtGGCCACCTTTGAGGGCTGGATGGAGGTCATGGCAGATGCAGTCGATGCACGCGGTGTGGATCTGCAGCCGCAACGGGAGGCCAATTTATAtgcgtatatttattttgttatatttattgtgtgcGGCTCGTTCTTTACACTCAATCTGTTCATTGGAGTTATTATTGATAATTTCAATATGCTCAAGAAGAAG TATGAAGGAGGAGTGTTGGAAATGTTTCTCACCGAATCTCAAAAACACTATTACACCGCTATGAAAAAATTGGGACGAAAGAAACCACAGAAAGTTATTAAGCGAcctataaatcattttttagcTATGTTTTATGATTTATCCAATTCGAGAAG ATTTGAAATTGCGATATTTGTACTGATTTTTCTGAATATGCTAACCATGGGCATTGAGCACTACGATCAACCGCATGCCGTGTTCTTTATACTGGAAGTAAGCAATGCCTTCTTTACCACTGTCTTTGGTCTGG AGGCCATAGTTAAGATTGTGGGACTGCGTTATCATTACTTCACAGTACCCTGGAATGTATTTGACTTTCTGCTGGTGCTGGCCTCCATCTTTGGCATACTCATGGAGGACATTATGATAGACCTGCCCATAAGTCCCACGCTGCTGCGTGTGGTGCGTGTGTTTCGCATTGGACGCATTCTGCGGCTCATTAAGGCCGCCAAGGGCATACGCAAGCTGCTGTTCGCATTGGTTGTATCGCTGCCGGCGCTGTTCAATATTGGCGCGCTCTTGGGACTGATTACCTTTATCTATGCCATACTGGGCATGTCGCTGTTCGGGCATGTGAAGCTGCAGGGCGCCTTGGATGACATGGTGAACTTCCAAACGTTTGGGCGCagcatgcagctgctgtttcGCCTGATGACGTCGGCGGGCTGGAATGATGTGCTGGAATCGCTAATGATACAGCCGCCGGACTGCGATCCGTTCTTCAATAGACAAACGAATGGCGACTGTGGGCATCCCTTGCTGGCCATTACATACTTTACGAGCTTCATTATTATCAGCTATATGATTGTGATTAATATGTACATTGCTATTATACTGGAGAATTTCAATCAGGCACATCAGGAGGAGGAAATAGGCATCGTTGAAGACGATCTGGAAATGTTTTACATACGTTGGTCCAA ATATGATCCACATGCCACCCAATTTATACACTTCTCGCAACTGTCCGATTTTATTGCCTCACTCGATCCACCATTGGGCATCTCGAAGCCCAATAATGTCGCTTTAGTGTCATTTAATCTGCCTATATCAAAGGGTAATAAAATACACTGTCTCGACATTTTGCACGCGCTAGTTAAGCACGTGCTAGGTCATGTCGAGGAGACCGATAACTTCAAGCAGTTGCAGGAACAAATGGATGTCAAGTTCAAGAAACAGTTTCCAACGCGTAAAGAATTGGAAATTGTTTCGTCGACGCGGATCTGGAAGCGCCAGGAAAAGGCTGCTAAGACCATTCAAACCGCTTGGAAGGAGTATTTGCG GCACAAGCGTGAAAAAGAACGCTCCAATTCAGGCGACAGTGCTACACAAACCTCCAGTCCCGGCGGCTGGCAATCGAAGCTCTCGGCGCTCAATTTCTTTCATCTGCAG GTCAGCCGCCGTGGCACTGCCTGCTCCAGTCGCGCCTCCTCGCGCAAGTCTTCACGTGCCTCTGATGCCTCTGATTTGAGCGAATTGGCCGGTCCTTGGCTCAATTTGCCGCTCATGTTAGTCTCTGGCGCCGATGATGTCGTCAAGgatataaaacaacaaagcgaTGAAATGGGCAAACG CTGCAAtaaacaccaacaacaccacCTCTACTTCCTCATCCGCCTCCGCCTGCGCTag